The following coding sequences are from one Shewanella eurypsychrophilus window:
- a CDS encoding molybdopterin-containing oxidoreductase family protein — protein sequence MKINRRAFLQGVGASSIVSSLSGLMPGIASATEQRGGAPDKLLKREGEIKYHTCQRNCADRCLLKFTVQNGRMTYVEGASEMKKMGTSPCVKGHAYVQYTYAADRILHPMERAGEKGEGKWRRISWDEAYAKISSRLKTIIKDHGADSILPYSYSGHEGVIGKYGGPSRFFNAVGARKLDRKVCVFAAYEGLKSVTGTYQGPDPYDNIYTNCYISWGQNETATNVHGIKFINQARDKGAKLLVVNPIRTPIASQADIWLQPKPSTDTHLAAGIMKYLIENNLADTKFIEANTLGYQDLLKRLDGMSYDEIEKVTGVPTEKMFKFAKAYGESELSVLRLGYGMQRNYNGARMSRAIAMMHAVAGQYGKIGNGFIYDNTQADDSLNYSKGRADHIHPNSDTVGHVNMTEIAKAIHPTNPTAYGKPIKPIKAVINYNGNFVSVAPDSNACRRGAMRDDLFLVVHDFLMTDTAELADIIVPSTTQFEFPDMGTDYNCYHMQTSEKVIEPVGESKDNWIFFKELAAHMGLDHHPELRVDYEQILRDFLDTDEPAFRHNNITYEQIIKEKFVTVYDQRPYFGDGKYKTDSGKIEFYSEMMKDAGYHPVIDFGLPEDEMIPEEKNLPFRMLSPAIPQRANSAFYNVKYIRNFPAYFAKVNTEDAKELGIENNDRVRLSNHRGEAFFIAQVSSQVGRGTLMAPKNNWRRMDPQGKASCTNNLTTDKLTDMGGCSAYHSTNVALEKA from the coding sequence ATGAAGATTAACAGACGCGCATTTCTGCAGGGGGTTGGAGCCAGCTCCATTGTCAGCTCTCTGTCAGGCTTGATGCCCGGCATTGCCAGTGCTACGGAACAACGTGGCGGCGCACCTGACAAGTTGCTCAAGCGCGAAGGTGAGATTAAATATCACACTTGCCAACGTAATTGTGCCGATCGCTGTCTACTGAAGTTTACCGTGCAAAATGGCCGTATGACTTATGTTGAAGGTGCTTCAGAGATGAAGAAGATGGGCACCTCTCCCTGCGTTAAAGGCCATGCTTACGTACAATACACCTATGCTGCCGATCGTATCTTACACCCTATGGAACGTGCGGGTGAAAAAGGCGAAGGAAAATGGCGTCGTATCTCATGGGATGAAGCCTATGCAAAGATCAGCTCTCGCCTGAAGACTATTATTAAAGATCACGGTGCCGATTCAATTCTGCCATACAGCTACTCGGGCCACGAAGGGGTTATCGGTAAGTACGGCGGACCAAGCCGTTTCTTCAACGCCGTCGGTGCACGTAAACTAGACCGTAAAGTCTGTGTATTTGCCGCCTATGAAGGCCTTAAATCTGTGACCGGTACTTATCAAGGTCCAGATCCATACGACAATATCTACACCAATTGTTATATATCTTGGGGCCAAAACGAAACTGCAACTAACGTTCACGGCATCAAGTTTATCAATCAGGCTCGTGATAAAGGCGCCAAGCTATTAGTCGTTAACCCTATTCGAACTCCTATCGCCTCTCAGGCCGATATCTGGCTTCAACCTAAGCCAAGTACTGATACGCACCTGGCAGCCGGGATCATGAAGTACCTGATCGAGAATAACTTAGCCGACACCAAATTTATCGAAGCCAACACACTGGGTTATCAGGACTTGCTAAAACGCCTGGACGGAATGAGCTACGACGAAATTGAGAAGGTCACAGGCGTACCAACAGAGAAGATGTTCAAGTTCGCCAAGGCTTACGGTGAATCTGAGCTATCGGTATTACGTCTAGGTTACGGTATGCAGCGTAACTACAACGGTGCACGTATGTCTCGCGCTATCGCAATGATGCACGCCGTTGCGGGTCAATATGGAAAGATTGGTAACGGTTTTATCTACGATAATACCCAAGCTGATGACAGCCTAAACTACTCTAAGGGCCGTGCCGATCACATTCACCCTAATAGCGATACCGTAGGTCATGTCAACATGACGGAGATCGCCAAAGCTATTCACCCAACAAATCCAACAGCTTATGGCAAGCCAATCAAGCCAATTAAGGCTGTGATTAACTACAACGGTAATTTCGTATCGGTTGCCCCCGATTCAAATGCCTGTCGTCGTGGTGCCATGCGTGATGATCTCTTCTTAGTCGTTCATGACTTTCTGATGACTGATACCGCAGAGCTGGCAGATATTATCGTGCCATCGACCACACAGTTTGAGTTCCCTGACATGGGCACTGACTATAACTGTTACCACATGCAAACCTCAGAGAAGGTCATTGAACCGGTTGGAGAATCTAAAGACAACTGGATCTTCTTCAAGGAATTAGCCGCCCATATGGGGCTAGATCATCACCCCGAGCTGCGGGTCGATTATGAGCAGATCCTGCGTGACTTCTTAGACACAGATGAACCAGCATTTAGACATAACAACATCACTTACGAGCAGATCATCAAAGAGAAATTTGTCACGGTTTACGATCAACGTCCCTACTTCGGTGACGGCAAGTATAAGACTGACAGTGGCAAAATTGAGTTCTATTCAGAGATGATGAAAGATGCAGGCTACCACCCTGTTATCGACTTTGGTCTGCCTGAAGATGAGATGATCCCTGAAGAGAAAAACTTGCCGTTCCGCATGTTATCTCCGGCTATCCCTCAGCGTGCAAACAGCGCCTTCTACAACGTGAAGTACATTCGTAACTTCCCAGCCTACTTCGCCAAGGTTAATACCGAAGATGCCAAAGAATTAGGGATCGAGAACAACGACAGAGTCAGACTCAGCAACCACAGGGGCGAGGCGTTCTTTATCGCGCAAGTGTCGTCTCAGGTTGGCCGTGGCACTCTTATGGCACCGAAAAACAACTGGCGCCGTATGGATCCACAGGGTAAAGCAAGCTGTACCAACAACCTCACAACCGACAAGTTAACCGATATGGGCGGCTGCTCCGCATACCATTCGACTAATGTCGCGCTAGAAAAAGCCTAA
- a CDS encoding 4Fe-4S dicluster domain-containing protein, with protein sequence MSINQKVGFVFRQENCVGCGACTVACQIHNELPENHRFRKVDRYEVQREDGAIDVWLSHSCMHCENPACLMVCPTKAYHVRDDGIVVLDREKCTGCGLCVSACPYSAVSIREDDGKADKCNMCVELLDRGMKPACVTGCPVQCIEVDSIDEVLKKPSASKEGVGYGDCITKPNMVIIKERA encoded by the coding sequence ATGTCTATTAATCAAAAAGTGGGCTTTGTCTTCAGACAAGAGAACTGTGTTGGTTGTGGTGCCTGTACTGTCGCCTGTCAAATCCACAATGAACTGCCAGAGAACCACAGATTTCGTAAGGTCGACCGCTATGAAGTACAGCGTGAAGATGGCGCGATTGATGTGTGGCTATCTCACTCTTGCATGCACTGTGAAAACCCTGCCTGTCTCATGGTTTGCCCAACTAAGGCCTACCACGTAAGAGATGACGGCATCGTTGTGTTAGATCGTGAGAAATGTACTGGTTGTGGCCTGTGTGTCAGCGCCTGTCCTTACTCTGCCGTGAGTATTCGCGAAGATGATGGCAAGGCCGATAAGTGCAACATGTGTGTCGAACTGCTGGACCGCGGCATGAAACCAGCCTGTGTAACCGGCTGCCCGGTGCAATGCATAGAAGTCGACAGTATCGATGAAGTGCTCAAGAAACCTTCGGCAAGTAAAGAGGGCGTAGGCTATGGCGACTGCATCACTAAACCTAACATGGTGATCATTAAGGAACGTGCATAA
- a CDS encoding TorD/DmsD family molecular chaperone: MKAEYGSTTAAYFAYKSMIFNPSGTEALKGLIDYLSASRPESPLLAEAIKFIEDPAELEFDFNRMCIGPYKLLVAPYEGIYISGNHVINTDETVRVAEFYQEIGLVIDDKFNEPADFIGNELEFLYCVHALACEQKQVNNLDAFKELKQLANEFLSKHLGNWIAPFCEGIRQHAFHAFWREFAIELHHFITSQMKDDVNSPNPC, encoded by the coding sequence ATGAAGGCTGAATATGGCTCAACCACAGCGGCATACTTCGCTTATAAATCGATGATTTTTAATCCTTCGGGCACTGAGGCGTTGAAAGGCCTCATCGACTACCTGAGCGCAAGTAGGCCAGAGAGTCCACTACTCGCCGAAGCGATAAAGTTTATCGAAGATCCTGCGGAGCTTGAGTTTGATTTTAATCGCATGTGCATTGGACCATATAAACTGCTGGTAGCCCCTTATGAAGGGATATATATCAGTGGCAACCATGTCATAAACACAGATGAAACGGTGAGAGTTGCCGAGTTTTACCAAGAGATAGGCCTGGTTATCGATGATAAGTTTAATGAACCAGCCGATTTTATCGGTAATGAACTTGAGTTTCTCTACTGTGTTCACGCCTTAGCTTGTGAACAGAAACAAGTCAATAATCTTGATGCGTTCAAAGAGCTCAAGCAGCTAGCCAATGAGTTTCTCAGCAAGCATCTTGGCAATTGGATCGCTCCCTTCTGCGAAGGAATACGCCAACATGCCTTTCACGCTTTTTGGCGGGAATTTGCTATAGAACTTCATCACTTTATTACCAGTCAGATGAAAGATGATGTTAACAGTCCAAACCCCTGTTAA
- a CDS encoding formate dehydrogenase subunit gamma — MNKAIRWFSFILVGLLTCGTAMATDVATLQPQQWQTIEIHAIPGDIPELRGMPTQAELLLPASIPEDADEAVLGYLGATDNIAFLVYASLFGVIALFIIFIMVNGISRLDKGFSGKMIKRWSGLSVSVHWLGAIACILLMLSGLILAGGRLYMEPGMNASSWAALVGLSSGLHELMVFPFIAGYILMILMWAPKQIPTSYDLKWFAVLGGYINMGKKQHPDAGFANAGEKLWFWVFALFGGFMIISGLIMMFPATFEVSKNTANLMLLTHIVSTVIISAFSVVHIFMATVMSEGGMSNMTSGYCDENWAKQHHNLWFKELK; from the coding sequence ATGAACAAAGCAATACGCTGGTTTAGCTTTATTCTCGTCGGTTTGCTTACCTGTGGAACTGCGATGGCAACCGACGTTGCCACCTTGCAGCCACAGCAATGGCAAACGATAGAGATACATGCAATACCGGGGGATATACCTGAACTTAGAGGGATGCCGACACAAGCAGAATTGCTATTACCGGCATCAATTCCAGAAGATGCCGATGAAGCCGTGCTCGGCTATTTAGGCGCAACCGACAATATCGCATTTCTGGTTTATGCCAGTCTGTTTGGCGTAATAGCCTTGTTTATCATCTTCATCATGGTGAACGGGATCTCACGCCTGGATAAAGGCTTCTCGGGAAAGATGATCAAGCGCTGGTCAGGCTTAAGTGTCAGTGTTCACTGGCTCGGAGCAATTGCCTGCATCTTACTCATGTTATCCGGTTTGATCCTTGCGGGTGGTCGACTCTATATGGAGCCAGGCATGAATGCTTCCAGCTGGGCAGCCTTAGTTGGACTGTCTAGCGGACTGCATGAGCTAATGGTATTTCCCTTCATTGCGGGTTACATCTTGATGATCTTGATGTGGGCACCTAAGCAGATCCCCACAAGTTACGATCTCAAATGGTTCGCCGTATTGGGTGGCTACATCAATATGGGTAAGAAACAACATCCAGATGCAGGCTTCGCCAACGCCGGTGAGAAACTCTGGTTTTGGGTCTTCGCACTGTTCGGCGGCTTCATGATAATTTCCGGGTTAATCATGATGTTTCCAGCCACGTTCGAGGTTAGCAAGAACACCGCTAACCTTATGTTACTCACGCATATCGTCTCCACTGTCATCATCAGCGCCTTCTCTGTGGTCCATATCTTTATGGCCACTGTGATGTCTGAAGGCGGCATGTCTAACATGACCTCTGGATACTGCGATGAAAACTGGGCCAAGCAGCACCACAACCTTTGGTTCAAAGAACTCAAGTAA
- a CDS encoding porin, translating to MNTMNTLKSLVAIAVTLCSYNAYADEAQSLEERVAQLEHNTTASQFKNSQVSLYGSIRPTLSYLDDSQDKTWDVRDALSRVGIKASTEFADGWSAIAQGEWSVDIANSGNFGKARQAYAAIASPYGQVGIGKQRPAQYTLVAEYVDIFNHGNSPYAYDHESPFFVDNFITYQLVTGDFTWMAGAQVDGNSGDNGADMVNIGVGYDLGQLHLGLGYVSQNTQTDASLEGDDQTIGGVVAYTFSNDLYVAVSYQDKQYNLDALSQDRSGSTLDTALAYPIAKNYKVKLGYFQFKDGIDDNTSADYDGFNTTLEWNPISNVRVHLEYLAKNSDKHADDQALTLGFRYDFNLNWKG from the coding sequence ATGAATACGATGAACACACTAAAATCACTCGTGGCAATTGCCGTGACCCTTTGCAGCTATAACGCCTATGCCGATGAGGCTCAGTCATTAGAGGAGCGTGTAGCCCAGCTCGAACACAACACCACAGCATCACAATTTAAAAATAGTCAGGTCAGTCTATATGGCTCAATCCGTCCAACACTTAGCTACCTGGATGACAGCCAAGATAAAACCTGGGATGTTCGTGATGCCCTGTCTCGTGTAGGTATCAAGGCCAGCACAGAATTTGCCGATGGTTGGAGCGCTATAGCTCAGGGAGAGTGGAGCGTAGACATCGCCAATTCGGGGAACTTTGGCAAGGCACGCCAAGCCTATGCCGCTATCGCTTCACCATACGGGCAAGTGGGTATAGGTAAGCAACGTCCGGCTCAGTACACCTTAGTTGCCGAATATGTCGATATCTTCAACCATGGTAACAGCCCATACGCCTATGATCATGAGAGCCCATTCTTCGTCGATAACTTTATTACTTACCAACTCGTCACCGGTGATTTCACCTGGATGGCTGGTGCACAAGTTGATGGTAATAGCGGTGATAATGGTGCCGATATGGTCAACATAGGTGTCGGTTACGATTTAGGCCAGCTACATCTAGGCTTAGGTTATGTCAGCCAAAACACCCAGACAGATGCCAGCCTCGAAGGTGATGATCAAACCATTGGTGGCGTTGTAGCTTACACCTTCAGCAACGATCTCTATGTCGCTGTCAGCTACCAAGATAAACAATATAACCTTGATGCCTTAAGCCAAGACCGCAGTGGTAGCACCTTAGACACTGCGCTGGCCTACCCTATCGCCAAAAACTACAAGGTGAAACTGGGCTACTTCCAGTTTAAAGATGGCATCGATGACAACACGTCAGCCGACTATGACGGCTTCAATACGACCCTCGAGTGGAATCCAATCTCAAATGTACGTGTTCACTTAGAGTACTTAGCCAAGAACTCTGATAAGCATGCAGATGATCAAGCACTAACCTTAGGCTTCAGATACGACTTCAACCTTAACTGGAAAGGCTAA
- a CDS encoding LysR family transcriptional regulator, translating to MFNKTEQKRLAYQMLVFDEVIKQGSFTAAAESLGHTKSAVSQYVSQLESGLGVRLLNRSTRQLNLTVIGQKLAERSEQLLDLLSMTLEEVKSHDLAPAGRIAITAPHAFEAGLVTPIIAHLCHEYPKLMPELVFTDERLDLLQHNLDIAISVGPQKDSNYHAISIGTLDSILVASPGYLAKRPVNEISLESHHLVTLPWQHRAILQNNHSESILFSSDKQLKVNTSISAINSVKCGIGIGLMPSIFVQADLDLGLLQRVLPDYRGEMREVYALHSYQQQLPPVLRRFIDKLKLALNRAC from the coding sequence ATGTTCAATAAAACTGAACAAAAGAGGTTGGCTTATCAGATGCTGGTATTTGATGAGGTGATTAAGCAAGGCTCCTTTACTGCGGCAGCTGAGTCGCTGGGACACACTAAGTCAGCGGTAAGCCAGTATGTGAGCCAACTTGAGAGCGGGCTTGGCGTACGTCTGTTAAATCGAAGTACACGGCAATTAAACTTAACCGTGATTGGCCAAAAGCTGGCAGAACGAAGTGAGCAGCTGCTTGATCTGCTTTCTATGACGCTGGAAGAGGTTAAGTCACACGATCTTGCCCCAGCAGGTCGAATCGCGATTACGGCTCCCCATGCATTCGAAGCTGGGTTAGTGACGCCTATAATTGCGCATCTCTGCCATGAGTATCCCAAGCTGATGCCTGAGTTGGTGTTTACCGATGAGCGACTGGATCTGTTACAGCATAATCTGGATATAGCGATTTCGGTAGGGCCACAAAAGGACAGTAATTACCATGCAATATCAATAGGTACATTAGATAGCATTCTGGTGGCTTCTCCTGGTTATTTAGCTAAAAGACCAGTAAATGAGATAAGTTTGGAGTCTCATCATCTGGTCACTCTCCCTTGGCAACATCGAGCCATTCTGCAAAATAATCACAGTGAGAGTATTTTGTTTAGCAGTGATAAACAGTTGAAGGTGAACACCTCTATCAGTGCGATTAATAGCGTGAAATGTGGGATAGGCATTGGCCTTATGCCCTCTATCTTTGTGCAAGCCGATCTCGATCTTGGGCTGCTACAAAGAGTACTCCCTGACTATAGGGGCGAGATGAGAGAGGTGTATGCCTTGCATTCCTATCAGCAACAACTGCCGCCAGTGTTAAGGCGATTTATTGATAAGCTCAAGTTAGCGCTGAACCGGGCATGCTGA
- a CDS encoding cysteine hydrolase family protein, with the protein MSQSIRQSVMHASQQWIANFNQGNTQACIDRYTINASMQVSPFGRFQGIGAIGEFWHGFAQHKPGELVYRNVEIKVLNPKAAILSANFSMNIVSGFISKELWVLADDGQWYLEDDDFSVLTQLEAPLAKEQRTALVLVDLQNDYFPGGRFELETPLESTKKAKELLSHFRAKQLPVIHIQHIFEDESAPFFAPHTTGIEIESSVAPIEGEPVIVKHQIDSFIDTALEQTLVQLGIDKLVIVGAMAQACVQTICRSAVNKGYQCEVIQDGVAAPALEYGEHNFSGAEIIAANMLSLTFGGAKINNSQAWLAQNS; encoded by the coding sequence ATGAGCCAATCAATACGCCAGTCAGTCATGCACGCCAGCCAACAGTGGATAGCTAACTTTAATCAGGGCAACACTCAGGCTTGCATCGACAGATATACAATAAATGCCTCAATGCAGGTCTCTCCTTTTGGTCGCTTCCAAGGCATAGGTGCTATAGGGGAGTTTTGGCATGGCTTTGCTCAGCATAAGCCAGGCGAGCTGGTCTATCGCAATGTCGAAATTAAAGTCTTGAATCCAAAAGCAGCCATTCTTTCGGCGAATTTTTCGATGAACATTGTCAGTGGTTTTATCAGTAAAGAACTTTGGGTATTAGCAGACGATGGCCAATGGTATCTGGAAGACGACGACTTTAGCGTACTCACTCAACTCGAAGCGCCTTTGGCCAAAGAGCAACGCACAGCATTGGTCTTAGTCGACTTGCAAAATGACTACTTTCCGGGTGGGCGCTTCGAATTAGAAACCCCACTCGAAAGCACTAAGAAGGCAAAAGAGCTATTGTCTCACTTTAGGGCTAAACAGCTGCCAGTGATCCACATTCAACATATATTTGAAGATGAAAGCGCCCCCTTCTTTGCCCCACATACGACAGGCATAGAGATAGAGAGCAGTGTCGCACCGATTGAGGGGGAGCCTGTCATCGTCAAGCATCAGATAGATAGTTTTATCGACACGGCGCTGGAACAGACTTTGGTTCAATTAGGCATAGATAAACTGGTTATCGTCGGCGCTATGGCTCAGGCTTGTGTGCAAACCATCTGTCGCAGCGCAGTCAATAAGGGCTATCAGTGTGAAGTCATCCAAGATGGCGTCGCAGCGCCTGCTTTAGAATATGGAGAACATAACTTCTCTGGTGCTGAAATTATCGCGGCGAACATGCTATCACTCACCTTTGGCGGCGCTAAAATCAATAATAGCCAAGCTTGGTTAGCCCAAAACAGCTAA
- a CDS encoding YgiQ family radical SAM protein, translating to MQVESTLFTYPKYRPEQTKAAPFLPMSLKEMKKLGWDSCDIIIVTGDAYVDHPSFGMAVIGRMLEAQGFRVGIISQPDWSNKEDFMKLGKPNLYFGVTAGNMDSMINRYTAERRMRHDDAYTAGDIGGKRPDRAVTVYTQRCKEAFKQVPVVIGGIEASLRRIAHYDYWSDKVRRSVILDAKADILVYGNAERPLVEISHRMASGELLSEMHNIRGTTVIRKEPLPEWKGMDSRKIDQLHKIDPIPNPYGADDVGCKNLSGPSDVKIFDNDAPKAISVQPARPKPWEKTYVLLPSYEKVSADKYLYAHASRILHQEQNPGCARALFQRHAERAIWVNPPAWPLSTEEMDGVFGLTYQRVPHPSYGKEKIPAYDMIKTSINIMRGCFGGCSFCSITEHEGRIIQSRSQESIVNEIKDIQDKVPGFTGVISDLGGPTANMYHLGCMSEKAEKTCRRISCIFPDICGHMDTDHQPTIDLYRAARDVPGIKKVLIASGVRYDLASEDPRYVKELATHHVGGYLKIAPEHTEEGPLNKMMKPGMGSYDKFKELFDKYSKEAGKKQYLIPYFISAHPGTTNEDMVNLALWLKGEKFKLDQVQNFYPSPMANATTIYHTELNSLKNVKRTTEQVTVPKGGRQRKLHKALLRYHDEAGWPMIREALIEMGKEKLIGNGANCLVPAESRHEREALRNKSKAGANKGKQKASTEGKKAFTRFSEDQFADRKPKGKAKSGSSSSQQGGKASAGQGASANSKKQRPAKKNVWGTTPKHQR from the coding sequence ATGCAAGTTGAATCCACTCTCTTTACTTATCCTAAATATCGCCCTGAGCAAACGAAGGCTGCGCCTTTCTTGCCTATGTCTCTAAAAGAGATGAAAAAATTAGGCTGGGATAGTTGCGACATTATCATAGTCACAGGCGATGCTTATGTGGATCATCCAAGCTTCGGTATGGCGGTGATTGGCCGTATGCTAGAGGCTCAAGGATTCAGAGTCGGGATAATCTCTCAGCCAGACTGGTCAAATAAAGAAGACTTTATGAAGCTAGGCAAGCCAAATCTCTATTTTGGGGTGACAGCTGGCAACATGGATTCGATGATCAACCGCTATACTGCCGAGCGCCGTATGCGTCATGACGATGCCTATACTGCAGGTGATATAGGTGGCAAGCGTCCCGATCGTGCCGTCACCGTTTACACTCAGCGCTGTAAAGAAGCTTTTAAGCAAGTGCCTGTGGTCATTGGTGGCATCGAAGCGAGTCTTCGTCGTATCGCGCACTATGATTACTGGTCAGATAAAGTGCGACGCTCAGTTATCTTAGATGCTAAAGCCGATATCTTAGTTTACGGTAATGCGGAGCGCCCATTGGTGGAGATATCTCATCGCATGGCCAGTGGTGAACTGCTCAGTGAGATGCACAATATTCGCGGCACCACAGTGATCCGTAAAGAACCTTTACCTGAATGGAAGGGGATGGATTCGCGTAAGATTGATCAGCTACACAAGATAGATCCTATTCCAAATCCCTATGGGGCTGACGATGTCGGATGTAAGAATCTGTCCGGCCCCTCGGATGTTAAAATTTTCGATAATGATGCACCTAAAGCCATCAGTGTACAGCCTGCTCGCCCTAAACCTTGGGAGAAGACCTATGTCTTACTGCCTAGTTATGAAAAAGTATCGGCTGATAAATACCTCTATGCCCATGCGTCTAGAATTTTGCACCAAGAGCAGAATCCTGGTTGTGCCAGAGCTTTATTTCAGCGTCATGCCGAGCGCGCGATCTGGGTTAACCCTCCTGCATGGCCGTTAAGTACCGAAGAGATGGATGGTGTTTTTGGACTCACTTATCAGCGAGTGCCGCACCCTTCTTATGGTAAGGAAAAGATCCCAGCCTATGACATGATCAAGACCTCGATCAACATCATGCGTGGCTGTTTCGGTGGCTGTTCATTCTGCTCTATCACCGAGCACGAAGGACGTATCATTCAGAGTCGCTCACAAGAGTCGATTGTGAATGAAATTAAAGATATTCAGGACAAGGTACCAGGCTTTACCGGCGTGATCTCAGACTTAGGTGGTCCAACGGCTAACATGTATCACCTAGGCTGTATGAGTGAGAAAGCCGAAAAAACCTGTCGTCGTATCTCTTGTATTTTCCCCGATATCTGTGGCCATATGGATACAGATCATCAGCCGACAATCGATCTGTATCGCGCTGCGCGAGATGTGCCAGGCATTAAGAAAGTCTTAATTGCATCGGGTGTTCGCTATGATTTGGCATCTGAAGATCCACGCTATGTAAAAGAGCTGGCGACTCATCATGTTGGTGGCTACCTCAAGATTGCGCCTGAGCATACAGAGGAAGGCCCGCTGAACAAGATGATGAAGCCGGGCATGGGGAGCTATGACAAGTTTAAAGAGCTATTCGATAAGTATTCGAAAGAGGCGGGTAAGAAGCAGTATCTGATCCCTTACTTTATCTCGGCGCATCCAGGTACAACCAATGAAGACATGGTTAACTTGGCACTGTGGCTTAAGGGGGAAAAGTTCAAGCTCGATCAGGTGCAGAACTTCTATCCATCGCCGATGGCCAATGCGACCACCATTTATCACACTGAGCTCAACTCACTTAAGAATGTGAAACGCACGACAGAGCAAGTGACTGTTCCTAAAGGCGGACGTCAGCGTAAATTACATAAAGCACTGTTACGCTATCATGATGAAGCTGGCTGGCCGATGATCCGTGAAGCGCTTATCGAGATGGGTAAAGAAAAACTCATTGGTAATGGGGCAAATTGTCTCGTTCCAGCCGAGTCCCGTCATGAGCGTGAAGCCTTGCGTAACAAGAGTAAGGCCGGTGCGAATAAGGGCAAGCAGAAGGCATCTACAGAGGGTAAGAAAGCCTTTACCCGCTTCTCGGAAGATCAGTTTGCCGATAGAAAGCCTAAAGGAAAAGCTAAATCTGGCAGCTCATCGAGTCAACAGGGCGGTAAAGCCTCCGCGGGCCAGGGAGCGAGCGCCAATAGCAAGAAGCAACGTCCAGCGAAAAAGAATGTCTGGGGCACCACGCCTAAACATCAAAGGTAA
- a CDS encoding MAPEG family protein → MSVVISGLYISITAILVVALAMRVVKLRRKHKIGIGDADNRELQLATRVHANLVENAPIAMVLLIVAELNGLSAVFLHVLGVTWVIGRFLHAVGLTKGRGGYHLGRFWGGLLSWLTILILAIFNISRFILGSMGYLA, encoded by the coding sequence ATGTCAGTTGTTATCTCAGGTCTTTATATCAGTATCACTGCAATATTAGTGGTCGCATTGGCTATGCGAGTCGTCAAGTTGCGCCGAAAACACAAGATAGGTATTGGCGATGCAGACAATAGAGAGCTACAGCTCGCAACGCGGGTTCATGCCAACCTAGTAGAGAATGCACCTATTGCGATGGTGTTATTGATAGTGGCCGAGCTAAATGGTCTCTCTGCAGTCTTTCTTCATGTGCTTGGTGTTACTTGGGTTATCGGGCGATTCTTGCATGCAGTGGGATTAACTAAAGGCAGAGGAGGCTATCATCTCGGGCGTTTCTGGGGAGGATTACTCAGTTGGTTAACTATTCTGATCTTGGCAATTTTTAATATCAGTCGGTTTATTTTGGGCTCGATGGGCTACCTAGCTTAA